In Uranotaenia lowii strain MFRU-FL chromosome 2, ASM2978415v1, whole genome shotgun sequence, one genomic interval encodes:
- the LOC129749778 gene encoding trypsin-1-like — protein MRLIILVLSALVGALTAPGSIESKPSLPQGRIIGGLDALQHEFPSMVSVRRVFLTTNSHICGGTIYNNLWVLTAAQCVVGNNNYRVWAGSHNINIAESTRQDIAVSRVEIHPDYVAGEVGPSDIALLRLATPLTFTQAIQPMILPPEDHSLNEQGPVSLVGWGATSTGTLPSNPSILQKAIIPLITYAQCEAANGGPGASPLGPTNVCTGPLTGGIGACAGDGGGPIYRREDNRQIQIGIVSWIWTPCASPDRPSGVFVGVSHYVPWMRQIIQQG, from the exons ATGAGGCTGATCATACTCGTACTCAGTGCTTTAGTAGGAGCTCTGACTGCTCCCG GTTCGATCGAGTCGAAACCGAGCCTGCCGCAAGGCCGCATCATTGGCGGACTGGACGCGTTGCAGCATGAGTTCCCCTCGATGGTTTCGGTGCGCCGTGTATTCCTAACAACTAACAGCCATATCTGCGGTGGTACAATCTACAACAATCTCTGGGTTTTGACGGCGGCTCAATGCGTGGTCGGCAACAACAACTACCGCGTATGGGCTGGATCTCACAATATAAACATTGCCGAGAGCACGCGTCAAGATATCGCCGTTTCCCGGGTAGAAATCCATCCGGATTACGTAGCGGGCGAAGTTGGTCCGAGTGACATCGCCTTGTTGCGTCTGGCAACGCCTCTAACGTTTACGCAAGCTATCCAACCCATGATATTGCCGCCGGAGGATCACAGTTTGAATGAGCAGGGTCCCGTTTCGCTTGTTGGATGGGGTGCTACCAGTACCGGAACTTTGCCAAGCAACCCATCGATCTTGCAGAAGGCCATCATTCCCCTGATAACCTATGCACAGTGCGAGGCAGCAAATGGGGGACCAGGCGCTTCTCCTCTTGGACCCACTAACGTTTGCACAGGACCACTGACCGGTGGCATTGGAGCGTGCGCCGGCGATGGGGGTGGTCCAATTTACAGACGCGAGGACAATCGGCAAATCCAAATCGGTATTGTTTCCTGGATTTGGACACCATGCGCATCACCAGACCGACCATCGGGTGTGTTTGTTGGTGTTTCACATTATGTACCTTGGATGCGACAAATTATTCAGCAAGGGTAG